The Geodermatophilaceae bacterium NBWT11 genome has a segment encoding these proteins:
- a CDS encoding HAD-IA family hydrolase, protein MHVPARGLLFDNDGVLVDSLAAVEVSWARWARAHDLEPEHVVGVIHGRRAADSVALLLEDPSLRAAAVDQIEAFEIEDSEICPAMPGVPALLAMLPAGTWAVVTSGTRALATARLRAAGIPLPEVVVTADDVEVGKPDPTGYLAAARALGVDPTQALVLEDSGSGIAAGQAAGCRVLGIGEAALDTPADLVVRDLAGARWAGDGLLLPAATVLRGPDARQPR, encoded by the coding sequence CTGCACGTGCCGGCCCGCGGGCTGCTGTTCGACAACGACGGCGTGCTCGTGGACTCCCTGGCCGCGGTCGAGGTGTCCTGGGCCCGCTGGGCGCGGGCGCACGACCTGGAGCCCGAGCACGTCGTGGGCGTGATCCACGGGCGCCGCGCCGCCGACAGCGTGGCGCTGCTGCTGGAGGACCCGTCGCTGCGGGCCGCTGCAGTCGACCAGATCGAGGCCTTCGAGATCGAGGACTCCGAGATCTGCCCGGCGATGCCCGGGGTCCCCGCGCTGCTGGCCATGCTGCCGGCCGGCACCTGGGCGGTGGTCACCTCCGGGACCCGGGCGCTGGCCACGGCCCGGCTGCGTGCCGCCGGCATCCCGCTGCCCGAGGTGGTGGTGACCGCCGACGACGTGGAGGTCGGCAAGCCCGACCCGACCGGCTACCTGGCCGCGGCCCGCGCCCTGGGCGTGGACCCGACGCAGGCACTGGTGCTCGAGGACAGCGGCAGCGGCATCGCCGCCGGCCAGGCTGCCGGGTGCCGGGTGCTGGGCATCGGGGAGGCCGCGCTCGACACCCCCGCCGACCTCGTCGTCCGGGACCTCGCCGGGGCGCGCTGGGCCGGGGACGGCCTGCTGCTGCCCGCAGCCACCGTGCTGCGGGGCCCGGACGCCCGTCAGCCCCGCTGA
- a CDS encoding glutamate racemase has product MGEPGSSAPIGVFDSGVGGLTVVRAVLDQLPHEAVRYVGDTRNGPYGPLPIAEVRRHSLAVMDDLVEAGVKMLVVACNSASAACLRDARERYDVPVVEVVLPAVRRATAATRTGRVGVIGTQATVTSGAYADAFAAAPQITVTSAACPSFVDFVERGVTSGRQLLGLAQSYLDPLLAADVDTVVLGCTHYPLLTGVLSLVLGDGVTLVSSAEETAKDVYRVLTRADLLRPEGAGPPQHAFLATGDPEPFARLGRRFLGPEIETVSAA; this is encoded by the coding sequence GTGGGGGAGCCGGGGAGCAGTGCGCCGATCGGGGTCTTCGACTCCGGCGTGGGTGGGCTGACCGTCGTCCGGGCGGTGCTCGACCAGCTGCCGCACGAGGCCGTGCGCTACGTCGGCGACACCCGCAACGGGCCCTACGGCCCGCTGCCCATCGCCGAGGTCCGCCGGCACTCCCTCGCCGTGATGGACGACCTGGTCGAGGCCGGGGTGAAGATGCTCGTGGTGGCCTGCAACTCCGCCAGCGCGGCCTGCCTGCGCGACGCCCGCGAGCGCTACGACGTCCCGGTGGTCGAGGTGGTGCTCCCCGCCGTCCGCCGGGCCACCGCGGCCACCCGCACCGGGCGGGTCGGCGTCATCGGCACCCAGGCCACGGTGACCTCGGGCGCCTACGCCGACGCGTTCGCCGCCGCCCCGCAGATCACCGTCACCAGCGCCGCCTGCCCCAGCTTCGTGGACTTCGTCGAGCGCGGGGTCACCAGCGGCCGGCAGCTGCTGGGCCTGGCCCAGTCCTACCTCGACCCGCTGCTGGCCGCCGACGTGGACACCGTGGTGCTGGGGTGCACGCACTACCCGCTGCTCACCGGCGTGCTGTCCCTCGTCCTCGGCGACGGGGTGACCCTGGTGTCCAGCGCGGAGGAGACCGCCAAGGACGTCTACCGGGTGCTGACCAGGGCCGACCTGCTGCGCCCCGAGGGCGCCGGCCCGCCGCAGCACGCCTTCCTCGCCACCGGCGACCCGGAGCCCTTCGCCCGGTTGGGCCGCCGGTTCCTCGGCCCCGAGATCGAGACGGTGAGCGCCGCGTGA
- a CDS encoding MBL fold metallo-hydrolase, which yields MRLTVIGCSGSAPGPDSPASCYLVEHEGYRLLLDLGSGAFGTLQQVVSPGDVDAVFLSHLHADHCLDVAPFVVWHRYSGQATRDRVPLYAPVGADRRLRLAYDAADGPIDDVFETFAIGPGEWELGPFHVATARTAHPVECHAVRLTAGGRSLVYTGDTGVCAAVVDLARGADVLLAEAAYPDVPDLPPDLHLTGREAGEHARDAGVGRLLLTHVPPWVDPAGQLADAAAVFPATELVQPLGVYTV from the coding sequence GTGAGACTGACCGTGATCGGCTGCTCGGGGTCCGCGCCGGGCCCGGACTCCCCGGCGTCGTGCTACCTCGTCGAGCACGAGGGCTACCGGCTGCTGCTGGACCTGGGCAGCGGGGCCTTCGGCACCCTGCAGCAGGTCGTGTCCCCGGGGGACGTGGACGCCGTCTTCCTCTCCCACCTGCACGCCGACCACTGCCTGGACGTCGCCCCGTTCGTCGTCTGGCACCGGTACTCCGGGCAGGCCACCCGCGACCGGGTGCCGCTCTACGCCCCGGTGGGTGCCGACCGGCGGCTGCGGCTGGCCTACGACGCCGCCGACGGGCCGATCGACGACGTGTTCGAGACCTTCGCCATCGGCCCGGGGGAGTGGGAGCTGGGCCCCTTCCACGTCGCCACCGCCCGCACCGCCCACCCGGTGGAGTGCCACGCGGTCCGACTGACCGCGGGCGGCCGGTCGCTGGTCTACACCGGCGACACCGGCGTCTGCGCGGCCGTCGTCGACCTGGCCCGCGGGGCCGACGTGCTGCTGGCCGAGGCTGCGTACCCCGACGTCCCCGACCTGCCGCCGGACCTGCACCTCACCGGTCGCGAGGCCGGCGAGCACGCCCGGGACGCCGGGGTCGGTCGGTTGCTGCTCACCCACGTGCCGCCGTGGGTGGACCCCGCCGGCCAGCTCGCGGACGCCGCCGCGGTCTTCCCGGCGACCGAGCTGGTGCAGCCGTTGGGCGTCTACACCGTCTGA
- a CDS encoding ATP-dependent DNA ligase, with product MTAEEVEGVPLSHLDDPLGDDLGVSKRDLLDHLLAHADRMLPLLADRALSVVRVRPGSAPFMQKNAPKGAPEWLRTEAVWSPGSKRTVHFVVCDDVRTLVWLANQRAVEFHVPMGRISDEEPTTLLLDLDPPEGADFSAVVAVARLVRQALTDVGLAGAVKTSGSKGVHVVVPVTGSGYADVAAATRALAGRVAALDPSIATVAYLKEEREGRVFVDSTRSGGGTVAAAYSPRARPGLPVSTPLSWDELGDVVPADLTIATVAGRGDPWATELPDLQRLPADVVAEGHEIPVARVAAMHEGKRRKKAARDAG from the coding sequence ATGACAGCCGAGGAGGTCGAGGGCGTCCCGCTCTCGCACCTGGACGACCCGTTGGGTGACGACCTCGGGGTGAGCAAGCGCGACCTGCTCGACCACCTGCTGGCGCACGCCGACCGGATGCTCCCGCTGCTGGCCGACCGGGCGCTGTCGGTGGTGCGGGTGCGTCCCGGGTCGGCGCCCTTCATGCAGAAGAACGCCCCGAAGGGCGCCCCCGAGTGGCTGCGCACCGAGGCGGTCTGGTCACCGGGGTCCAAGCGGACCGTGCACTTCGTGGTGTGCGACGACGTGCGGACGCTGGTGTGGCTGGCCAACCAGCGGGCGGTGGAGTTCCACGTGCCGATGGGCCGGATCTCCGACGAGGAGCCGACCACGCTGCTGCTGGACCTCGACCCGCCCGAGGGTGCCGACTTCTCCGCCGTGGTCGCCGTCGCCCGGCTGGTGAGGCAGGCGCTCACCGACGTCGGACTGGCCGGCGCGGTGAAGACCAGCGGGTCCAAGGGGGTGCACGTCGTCGTCCCGGTCACCGGCAGCGGGTACGCCGACGTCGCGGCCGCGACCCGGGCCCTGGCCGGCCGGGTCGCGGCGCTGGACCCCTCGATCGCCACCGTGGCCTACCTGAAGGAGGAGCGGGAGGGGAGGGTGTTCGTCGACTCCACCCGCTCCGGCGGCGGCACGGTGGCCGCGGCGTACAGCCCGCGCGCCCGGCCGGGTCTGCCGGTGTCCACCCCGCTGTCCTGGGACGAGCTGGGCGACGTCGTCCCGGCCGACCTGACGATCGCCACCGTCGCCGGCCGTGGCGACCCGTGGGCCACCGAGCTGCCCGACCTGCAGCGGCTCCCGGCCGACGTCGTCGCCGAGGGCCACGAGATCCCGGTGGCCCGGGTGGCCGCGATGCACGAGGGCAAGCGCCGCAAGAAGGCCGCCCGCGACGCCGGGTGA
- the gndA gene encoding NADP-dependent phosphogluconate dehydrogenase yields the protein MSEQIGVTGLAVMGANLARNLARHGHHVVVHNRTQAKTDALIEAHGDEGDFVPVSSAQELVDALERPRKLIVMVAAGAPTDAVIDEFAPLLDEGDVLVDGGNARYTDTIRRTKDLEARGLHFVGTGISGGEEGALNGPSIMPGGSDEAYAIIGPLLEDISAHVDGEPCCTHVGTDGAGHFVKMVHNGIEYADMQLIAEAYDLLRQGLGLTPAEIGDVFATWNEGDLQSYLIEITAEVLRHTDAETGKPFVDVVLDEAEQKGTGRWTVQSALDLGTPVSGIAEAVFARALSGHVDQRAAAQEVLPGPGRDWDDQVEDRDAFVESVRQALYAAKVVAYSQGFDMIAKGAEENGWDVDRGALAAIWRDGCIIRAAFLDRVREVFRDEPDLTTLLTNEYFRDAVADAQEGWRQVVAGAARHGVPAPGFASALSYYDGLRAERSPAALIQGLRDRFGSHTYKRVDKDGSFHTVWSEDSREVDA from the coding sequence ATGAGTGAACAGATCGGTGTCACCGGACTCGCCGTCATGGGCGCCAACCTGGCCCGCAACCTGGCCCGGCACGGACACCACGTCGTGGTCCACAACCGCACCCAGGCCAAGACCGACGCGCTGATCGAGGCGCACGGCGACGAGGGCGACTTCGTGCCGGTCTCCTCCGCGCAGGAGCTGGTGGACGCCCTCGAGCGCCCCCGCAAGCTGATCGTCATGGTCGCCGCCGGCGCGCCGACCGACGCCGTGATCGACGAGTTCGCGCCGCTGCTGGACGAGGGCGACGTGCTGGTGGACGGCGGCAACGCCCGGTACACCGACACCATCCGCCGCACGAAGGACCTCGAGGCCCGCGGGCTGCACTTCGTCGGCACCGGCATCAGCGGTGGCGAGGAGGGTGCCCTCAACGGCCCCAGCATCATGCCCGGTGGCTCCGACGAGGCCTACGCGATCATCGGCCCGCTGCTGGAGGACATCTCGGCCCACGTCGACGGCGAGCCCTGCTGCACCCACGTGGGCACCGACGGCGCGGGGCACTTCGTGAAGATGGTGCACAACGGCATCGAGTACGCCGACATGCAGCTCATCGCCGAGGCCTACGACCTCCTCCGCCAGGGTCTGGGCCTGACGCCGGCCGAGATCGGGGACGTGTTCGCCACCTGGAACGAGGGCGACCTGCAGTCCTACCTGATCGAGATCACCGCCGAGGTGCTCCGGCACACCGACGCCGAGACCGGGAAGCCCTTCGTCGACGTCGTCCTGGACGAGGCCGAGCAGAAGGGCACCGGCCGCTGGACCGTGCAGTCCGCGCTGGACCTGGGCACCCCGGTCTCCGGCATCGCCGAGGCGGTCTTCGCCCGGGCGCTGTCCGGCCACGTCGACCAGCGCGCCGCCGCCCAGGAGGTGCTGCCCGGCCCGGGCAGGGACTGGGACGACCAGGTGGAGGACCGGGACGCCTTCGTCGAGAGCGTCCGGCAGGCCCTGTACGCCGCCAAGGTGGTCGCCTACTCCCAGGGCTTCGACATGATCGCCAAGGGCGCCGAGGAGAACGGCTGGGACGTCGACCGCGGCGCGCTCGCGGCGATCTGGCGGGACGGCTGCATCATCCGGGCCGCCTTCCTCGACCGGGTGCGCGAGGTCTTCCGGGACGAGCCCGACCTCACCACGCTGCTGACCAACGAGTACTTCCGGGACGCCGTCGCCGACGCCCAGGAGGGCTGGCGTCAGGTCGTGGCCGGCGCCGCCCGGCACGGTGTGCCCGCCCCGGGCTTCGCCAGCGCGCTGTCCTACTACGACGGGCTGCGTGCCGAGCGCTCCCCGGCCGCGCTCATCCAGGGCCTGCGCGACCGCTTCGGCTCGCACACCTACAAGCGGGTGGACAAGGACGGCTCCTTCCACACGGTGTGGTCCGAGGACTCCCGCGAGGTCGACGCCTGA
- a CDS encoding thioredoxin-dependent thiol peroxidase: protein MTDSDTATPFRLAPGDQAPDFTLPDADGNPVSLADQRGRRVVVYCYPAALTPGCTTQAVDFTAAAGEFAEAGLDIIGISPDAPEKLSRFREQESLSITLVSDPDKAVLQAYGAYGPKKLYGKEVVGVIRSTFVIDADGKVERAGYNVKATGHVAKLRRDLGLS, encoded by the coding sequence GTGACCGACAGCGACACCGCCACCCCGTTCCGGCTCGCCCCCGGCGACCAGGCCCCCGACTTCACGCTGCCGGACGCCGACGGCAACCCGGTGTCCCTGGCCGACCAGCGCGGCCGCCGGGTCGTCGTCTACTGCTACCCCGCTGCGCTGACCCCGGGCTGCACCACGCAGGCGGTGGACTTCACCGCCGCGGCCGGGGAGTTCGCCGAGGCCGGGCTGGACATCATCGGCATCTCCCCCGACGCCCCGGAGAAGCTGTCCCGCTTCCGGGAGCAGGAGTCCCTGTCGATCACGCTCGTCTCCGACCCGGACAAGGCGGTGCTGCAGGCCTACGGCGCCTACGGCCCGAAGAAGCTGTACGGCAAGGAGGTCGTCGGGGTCATCCGGTCGACCTTCGTCATCGACGCCGACGGCAAGGTCGAGCGGGCCGGCTACAACGTCAAGGCCACCGGCCACGTCGCCAAGCTGCGCCGCGACCTGGGTCTCAGCTGA
- a CDS encoding YjbQ family protein, whose translation MRSELRQVRTGGVPSVVDLTEECAAFVRGEGDGLLQVFVPHATAGIAIIETGAGSDDDLLAQLDVLLPTDGRWRHRHGSPGHGRDHVLPAFVPPHATVPVLEGRMALGTWQRVCFVDTNGDNPTRHVRFSFLPG comes from the coding sequence ATGCGATCGGAACTGCGCCAGGTGCGCACCGGCGGCGTCCCCAGCGTGGTCGACCTGACCGAGGAGTGCGCGGCGTTCGTCCGCGGCGAGGGCGACGGCCTGCTGCAGGTGTTCGTCCCGCACGCCACCGCCGGCATCGCGATCATCGAGACCGGCGCCGGCAGCGACGACGACCTCCTGGCGCAGCTGGACGTGCTCCTGCCCACCGACGGTCGCTGGCGGCACCGGCACGGCTCCCCCGGGCACGGCCGGGACCACGTGCTGCCGGCGTTCGTCCCGCCGCACGCCACCGTCCCGGTGCTCGAGGGCCGGATGGCGCTGGGCACCTGGCAGCGGGTCTGCTTCGTGGACACCAACGGGGACAACCCGACCCGGCACGTGCGGTTCAGCTTCCTGCCCGGCTGA
- a CDS encoding ribonuclease PH, with translation MTRPDGRSADQLRPVTITRNWLDHAEGSVLVEFGRTRVLCAASVTEGVPRWRRGSGLGWVTAEYSMLPRATHTRSDRESVKGKIGGRTHEISRLIGRSLRASIDLSALGENSIALDCDVLQADGGTRTAAITGAYVALADAVSYLGERKKLAKKEPLVQSVAAVSVGVIDGEPRLDLAYEEDVRAGTDMNVVCTGDGGFVEVQGTAEGAVFDRATLDQLLDLAVAGCADLTRLQAEALAR, from the coding sequence GTGACCCGCCCCGACGGCCGTAGTGCCGACCAGCTCCGTCCGGTGACCATCACCCGCAACTGGCTCGACCACGCCGAGGGCTCGGTGCTGGTGGAGTTCGGCCGCACCCGGGTGCTGTGCGCGGCCAGCGTCACCGAGGGCGTCCCCCGCTGGCGCCGTGGCTCCGGGCTGGGCTGGGTGACCGCCGAGTACTCGATGCTGCCGCGGGCCACGCACACCCGCAGCGACCGGGAGTCGGTCAAGGGGAAGATCGGCGGCCGCACCCACGAGATCAGCCGGCTGATCGGCCGCTCGTTGCGCGCCTCGATCGACCTCTCCGCGCTGGGGGAGAACTCCATCGCGCTGGACTGCGACGTGCTGCAGGCCGACGGCGGCACCCGGACCGCGGCGATCACCGGCGCGTACGTGGCCCTGGCCGACGCCGTGTCGTACCTGGGCGAGCGGAAGAAGCTGGCGAAGAAGGAGCCGCTGGTGCAGTCGGTGGCCGCGGTCAGCGTCGGCGTGATCGACGGGGAGCCGCGGCTGGACCTGGCCTACGAGGAGGACGTGCGGGCCGGCACCGACATGAACGTGGTCTGCACCGGGGACGGCGGCTTCGTCGAGGTGCAGGGCACCGCCGAGGGCGCGGTGTTCGACCGGGCGACCCTGGACCAGCTGCTGGACCTCGCCGTCGCCGGGTGCGCCGACCTGACCCGCCTGCAGGCCGAGGCGCTCGCGCGATGA
- the rdgB gene encoding RdgB/HAM1 family non-canonical purine NTP pyrophosphatase translates to MTQLLLATRNAGKLLELQRLLATAVPGVEVLGLRDVAEYPEAPETGATFAENALLKAREAVRYTGLPAVADDSGITVDALNGMPGVLSARWSGRHGDDPANTALLLGQLADVPDERRGAAFVCAAALVTPDGVERVLEREWRGVVLREGRGTNGFGYDPVFVPAGGDRSSAELTPEEKDAASHRGQAFAALVPVLAELLG, encoded by the coding sequence ATGACGCAGCTCCTGCTGGCCACCCGCAACGCCGGGAAGCTCCTGGAGCTGCAGCGGCTGCTGGCCACCGCGGTGCCCGGGGTCGAGGTGCTCGGGCTGCGGGACGTCGCGGAGTACCCGGAGGCGCCCGAGACCGGCGCGACCTTCGCCGAGAACGCCCTGCTCAAGGCGCGCGAGGCGGTGCGGTACACCGGCCTGCCCGCGGTGGCCGACGACTCGGGGATCACCGTGGACGCCCTGAACGGCATGCCCGGCGTGCTGTCGGCCCGCTGGTCGGGCCGCCACGGTGACGACCCGGCCAACACCGCACTGCTGCTCGGCCAGCTCGCCGACGTGCCCGACGAGCGCCGGGGCGCGGCCTTCGTCTGCGCCGCCGCGCTGGTCACCCCCGACGGCGTCGAGCGGGTGCTGGAGCGGGAGTGGCGCGGGGTGGTGCTGCGCGAGGGGCGCGGCACCAACGGCTTCGGCTACGACCCGGTGTTCGTCCCGGCCGGCGGGGACCGCAGCTCCGCCGAGCTGACCCCCGAGGAGAAGGACGCAGCCAGCCACCGCGGCCAGGCGTTCGCCGCCCTGGTGCCGGTGCTCGCCGAGCTCCTGGGCTAG